In Anaeromicrobium sediminis, the DNA window TGCTACATCAGGAGATTTGTATAGGTAATAAAGACTAGCTGAAATTAATGAAAAAGCTGAGAAAAAAACAATCAGTTTAAGATTATCTTTACTTATAATAATAGTTATTGAAATTAATATTAGAAGCATACTCAATAAATTCACTATATTCATCATATTCATTTTTCATTATCTCCCTTTATTTGAATTCCATTAAAATATGCAGATCTAACGATAATATGATTACTTATTGGGCTAGTCATCATTATAAAAATTAGAATTAGAAATAATCTTGTTGAAAATAAATTGAATCCAGATTTAATAATTAAAGCTATTAATA includes these proteins:
- a CDS encoding monovalent cation/H(+) antiporter subunit G produces the protein MALIIKSGFNLFSTRLFLILIFIMMTSPISNHIIVRSAYFNGIQIKGDNEK